In the Drosophila willistoni isolate 14030-0811.24 chromosome 3R, UCI_dwil_1.1, whole genome shotgun sequence genome, AAGCAAAAGTGCAAATTGCCAAAACTCAAACAGATTCACAGCAGAGCACAGTGCAGAGAAAACAACACAAATAGTTATCAAACACACATGAAACAATACAATAAATGTAACCAGATAtctaagaatataaaagataCTTTCGGTTGTTGCATTCGAAATGCGGTTAATTTGTAACAAAAAGTTTTCTACCAAGCAAAACTTGTGAGAAACATTTTGCCTCAATctattgttaatgcaatttggCTCAATCTTTttgtttcaataaaaatatcttTGACAAGTTTTGCATACATACAACACCAATTAACCGAGAgaccagagagagagagagtgagtgggGGAGAGAGCAAAACACTTTCAATTTCCCTTGGCCATTTTTAATTGCTCGCCACGTTACGCATATGAATTGTAAccccaaaaaagaaagaaaaaaaaatgtcagacgaaacaaaaacaagttaATTAAACATTTCCGCTAggccaaaaagcaaaagtttttgcatCTTATCATGGCCCTGGCATCGGTCAAGGCATTTAATTACGGAGATTTGTATGCCGTTACGAACTTTCACTTTGCGGCAAACCATTTGACTTGTATTACATGCTTCCAGCTcgattttatatatgtaaatttattatttattaacatTAATTATGGGTGTGTGTGGTCTTTCGGTCAGTATGCGTGCGTGTgagtgtctctctctctctctatatgtGTTGTAATTGAAGAAACTGGAGTTGGGTTTGTCATCAAATTTCATGTGGCTTTTGCTTCTTGCTGATGTCAGCGGCCTAATTAACTGCCTATTTGTTTGCCACAATGCCAAAGATACTTTGTATATAGTACAAgggtacacacatacatataaataaaattgaatggATATTTCCCACTTGGATGTTTCTACTAATAATTTATAAGTTTTGATGAAGTTAGGTCTAAAAACTGGTTATGGGATATCAGGTGtcattaattctataaatttcaGTGATTAAAGTTATCAACGAAGAATTTTTAGACAAGAGTTTCTAAAGTATTtcttttctcttattttccAGTACGGTTGAATCATATTTTTGGGCGTATTATATTCCAGACtacatttaaaataatttttttatatgttcCAGATGGGCAACAGCCCATTGATAAAGAATTAATTGCTTCTTTAGTTAATTtcccatatttatatagtttttgtcTATTATGTCAAAAATGCgccaaaaagtaggcaactATTTGCGCTCAAGTTAATCATTTAATAGTTTTACATTCAATTAACACTTAAAGCTCACACAGACAGTTCcccctgtgtgtgtgtgtgtatttactTCACACTTGTTGTCAATGTCGTGGTTGTCGTACGTgttaataaaactaatttcatTAGCTAACTAGTGTAAGTAGCGGTTTCCACATGTTGTTTGTCTACACAGTTCACTCTTCCCCTCTTTGTCTCCTCTGTGCGTTTGGTGATAcctaaaacaacaacacgtCCTAtggcagaagcagaagcaacacACGTTTGGCATTAATTTAATCCTTTCCCAAAAATAAAGTGATATCGCTCTCAAAAGGCAGCCACTAACAAGGCAAAcacattaaatatttatgcataCATCAGAGCGCCGCActcccacacacaaacacacacacacacacatggaaaACGAGTCCTTTTTTAAAGGGAGgtttccatatacatatatgtatctctgtatgtgtgtatgtctaTTGCTTTTAATTGCTGTCGTCGAAAGCTGAGGTAAGAATAATTACAAGATTGGGAATAATGTGTCAAGCTGAAGCTGTGAGAGCTTCTGTCGAGCTGATTACATCAAAAGGCATAAAAGACGCGCTCacacatatatagaaaaagaTATACTACATACATAGGCATAGACGTACATATACATTCGCACTTTGAAGTGTCAGCAGGCGGCAAACGAAGGATGTTGAAATAAAACAACGTTATCCATCATGGCATCTTTCACTTTTGTCAGCGATATAACAATGGCCTCTTAAttacacatgtgtgtgtgtgtgtgtgtgtttgtctctgtgtgtgtcaCTATGATGTCTGTTTCTGCATGcgtttatgtatgtgtgtgagtgtgtgtttgtgagtgtTTGCTTGACACTTTTGCCCAACATGCCACTTGTTGGCAAGTTtatcgtaaaaaaaaaaatatcctttaaaattttttctctttcttgcCTTTGACTTGACTCTTGGCAAAAGGATAATTAGTATACAGTATTGCAGCAGTTTGCTCCTTTAGGCCATGCCATATGAGTATGGTCGAAAACAGGatgttaatttcaatttaaatgctCAACATCTTTGTGCAATTTTGCCTTTTACTTTTTGCTTCTTCATTTTGCTACTCAATTGTCACACACGACAACATCCTTAGCTCTAAGCGTTTCTTTCCTTTGTGTCTTGCTGACTTTGCCTTCATCTTTGAGATGAAAATGAGTTTCAGTATGAAGATGAGGACAATAAtactgcacacacacacaaacacacacagagagagaagaaaactCTATGAACTTCCTTAGGTCACTTTTGGCCATTTTATTTTGACCTTTGCAAGTGAGTTTTGATGCCTCTGGCAGGGACTTTAATTAGATTCTTTgaaaaaagtttattatgaCCATTTTGCCAAAAGATGGCCCCAGAATGAATTCAATTATATGGCATATAGTTTCAATTGCTTGAACCCCACGAAAAAGGCTAACACCTCACTTACTCACCCATATTCTAAGCAAAATGAGTTTGAAATCTATATGCTTAGTTTTTACTTCTAATCTCATGTTTTTTCACTTGGCTAATCACATAAGAAACTTTTGCCAAAACGCtcaaagagaaaataatttctcGCATGAGTTTATTAAATGAAGTGCACATGAAAATGGGCATTCGAATTTTCATGACTAGAATAAACATAATCAAAGTAATAACTTGAGCAGTCCTCCCTTCCCTTCCGCTCCAAATCCACCAATTCTTCTCCCCTCTCACCATATAGACTGGTTTCTCCTTTTGAAAACATGTGAAATTAATCTTGTTTATGTTTGTGGGtagagctgctgctgctcgtgTCGAAAGTTTTGCTCTAACTTTTCAGTTGCCTTTTTGTGCCACAAGTTTCTTgaatgaaaagtttttgcccaagtaaaaataaataaaatcgaaTGATTTCACTTTTTGGTtaggtacacacacacacccatacccACACTCATTTACACACATACCGAGTACAAATAGTTTGCCATTGAACTGGAAATGtagaatttaattaaaaaaatttttaaggaATTTAAGCAGCTCTTCATGGAAATTCTCTTATCTAAAACGTATGCAAATGTAAGGAATAAGCAAGAAGTTCACGTGGGGATTAACTAGATTCTAGTCGGTGGGTATCACGTATGGTGTAGGTGTTCCAATTGACAACCCGTGGATGGCTTATCCTATGCATAATCTGCTTATTTCGCAACATAAGTGAAAAGTTCTgtcaacaaaatcaaattctgCATCGTCGGGTGGGGAGAGaataaaaaatgttcaaatttGTTTGCCGTTTAAATTCGATTTTGATCCTATTTATCCTGCAAATTGCAGCAATTGAAAGGATTTGTTGAAAGAAAATTTTCTGgctcaattttttgtttgcttttctgtttttcgtTTCGGTGAGtgtttgatttttaaattacCTTTTATTGAGCGCACACAGGCAGAGGCACAGGGAATGGCACTTGGAAGTGAGGAGATGTGTGACtgatgtgtgtgcgtgtgtgggtgtgtgtgggtgtgtgtgttcttGGGGTTAGGTGTAAACATTTGTTAAAGTCTTATTGCCAGGCTTTAAGTCCTGGTCCTGGCCCCAAGGACAAGATATTGAATTTCAATAGCTGCAGCTGCAAAAAATCACTTCCTGCCAAATTGTAGACGAAGACGCCAACGACAAAGTAGCAAAGAATAAAAAAGTGAGACAGAATTCAGAGAAGGTCGAGAGGGATGGAGAGACTGAGACAAGGAATGGCTGTGGAATACAAATGGAAATCAGCATTCGGACGACAAAGAAATCCCCAAGTGCGGgtcaaagaaaataaaactttatgcAAATGCGCCACTTTGGCCGTAAAATGAAATAGTCTCCGGCCAAATTATACCTTGATGCCTGATGAGCTCCACTTCACTCCCCTCAGGAGTCCACGGGCAATTGCCGTGAATTGAAACAATTGAAAGGGACTCTACCTCTTGATTGGTAGTGCGGGAACCAAAACAGGTGACTTTAGCTGTtcaaaaaaatctataaagaTGAAAAAACTTTTCGCATTTTACCTAAAAACCAGGGCAAGTTTTAATTTCAACAAGGCGCACAAAAGTGTCCATCCACTTGACGGCGGAAGTTGTTACGGACATGTTTTTGCCGTTGCGGATGTTGCAGactttttgcatatttttggcCACTcgcttattattattattattatatctCATAATTTGCATGACGGTGctcactgtgtgtgtgtgtgtgagtgtgtgagtgagagCATTTTTGACCGGAAACGGAAGATGTTATTAATTTGCGAGTCCGGCGTGGATTTCGCTTGGATAACATGCCATGTCAGGTATCATGCTTTTTCAGTTCTTTggtaaaattttcttttgcttattTCTAATTAAATTTGCCACTTTATTTACTTCTCTTTTCGTCGCTTCTCTTTCTCATCTAACCGCCATTCTGTCTCATTCCTTATGCTCTTTCTGTGTTGTCTTAATTGTGTTTGTGCTACTCTATTTCACCCAAGCACCAAGAGTGGAGTAGAGCAAAGCCATTTTTCCTTTACTCAAGTCTTGAAATAATACCAACTCATTTATGCCCCAGACTTTCTCTGTCTCAATgactctatgtgtgtgtgtgtgtgtgggagtgtGTATGTCTTAGGTGCCTCTGCTTCTGTTTGCgctaaaataattgaattaatAATTGCTGCGTGTGGTTTTCATGCTTTTCCAGCTAAGAAAAACCTCGAGTGCTTAAGCCTTAGCCTGAAGCAGCAATCCGgccaactcaactcaactgaGTCAGTCGTCTTGGTGCCAGTGTGTGCAACTTTTATCTTTGCTAAAAGTTGCTGGCATGCCTTTACTTACACACtgatttaataaattaacGTTAATTAGCTGTTGTGGTCTTTCGCAGGGCGGTGTGGCAAAAAAACCCAGAAGGAGGCAGAGGGTGAAGACGAACGATGTCTTAGCTTAAAAGACAATAAGGCTAAAATCCAACACGCAACGTGGCAACTTTTGCTCTCGTACGTGATTTCCGTAGCTCCTTCAAGATTTAACCCAGTAGAACGTTCGATTTATGAATTATGAGCTATCAGTGGGTAGATGCTGCAAGGGATAACCACTCAAAAGGATGCCGACCGGATGACGGTGTGgtattcaagttttttttcttcttctcaaaacaataatttataaatggaaaaatggatatctatatgtacatatatttcctGTTGTTTGTTTATGCCACATTAATTAGCCAAATGAGTAGACAAGatttaagaatttatttagcaaagaaaatcaaaaaaaagggaacaaaaattgaaaaatactcagtttttcaaaacaattcaTAGATCGAATGTGAGCTAAAAGGTAAAAGAATTGGAACTAAGATAAGGTAACTTTTATGGATTTTCCAATATCAAGTAATCCAATTACTAGatttaatgaatttataatTGTTAAGATTAGATTAGATTTATCACTTATCCAtgtttttaccttttttttttaacagaCTATTTACTAAATTCTTTTGGTTTCCAACTCTAATACCAAATAATTAGACGAATAAAGTCATGCAGAACAGAgtattttgaatttagcgATTCTATCTGCCAATTTCAGCATGAAAATTGGCAATGTTCCAATATGACACAAAGCTGGTGGATCAACTCCTTCACCCAGACTCCACCTATGTATATGTTCGTCTCTATCTTTTCGATCTATCTCACTGTGTCGGCCTTAAGTGCATTTAATTATGTCCACTTAAAACTCAATATCGCAAGTTTTCGAAGTACGCAAATCACACAAGAGTCGCAATGGCAATGCCAGGGAATGCCACACGCATCGTTTCTGCAATTAACGGTATATCGCACAGAGATCTAAATAAAGCATAacaatttatgaaattttaattttttacacTTAATAACACGCCAAGTTATGGGCGCGACAAGTGAAACGGACCCAAGCCAAAATGTTCagtgaaaaagagagagaaagaagaatCAGAAGATAGAGATGTGCCACAAATGTTTGTGAGACGCCAGGGCAGGTGGCGGTGGAGCAGCAAAAGAGATGACAACTTGTGTGGCAATGGCAGAAGACATAACGTTGGGCATAATTAGAGTTGCTTGGCTATATTTGGCGACACAGTGAGACATTTTAGATTACACGGCCAGAGCAACAAGTTTATGGTGCTGGCTGAGTTgatatctttatttaatttttgcacCCAGGTAAGGACAGGACAAGTGTTTGTCAGTGGTTATTTTCGGAACCTCCTTCCCCCTCAACCATATCCTCGTCTGCCATGCCTAATGAGTTGAAATCATTTAGAATTCGATCCCTTAGTGCCTGCTGTTGCATCTCAAATTCATCCTGCAGGCGCTTCTGTTCATTGGCCTGCTTGGCAACTAACAATTGAAAACGTTGACGTTGTTGGCGCTCCATTTCGAGGATCTTATCTGTAACTCCGTCTGCTTGTATATCATTTAGTGGTAGAGAAAGTTCTAACTTAGGTCCAGCTTTAGCATCGTTCTCAGTGGACTCTTCCATTCTCTTAGACGGAGCATTACGCCTGAGTGAGGCTCGTGGGTCATAATTTAAGCGCCTCTGAACACTGTTCATGGGTCCATGGCTATTCTGTTGGATTGGAGAAGCCGCTACCCTCTGAGAGTTGGAATTTGAGtttgaatttgaattcaaaatcaaattcttACTTGCAGATGGTTTCGGCTTCCTAAATCTTAGTGGTTGTTCCTTGGTCATACATTGTTTCACCATAATTTTCTTCACTGGTATAGAGTCCTGTTCGTGCTCCTGTTCCTGTTTTGTCAAATCGTTAGTACTAGATGAAGCAATGGAAGAAGGCAAGGATGACTCTATGGCTCTAGCGTTAGAAGGCGATTTGGGAATTAGACAATTTTTAGTTGCATCACGCTGCCAGAGTTGAGGATGAAGTTTGTCAAGGCGTTCCGTCGATTTGGTGCGATTGACACCTTgaattctatttaaatttgatCCATTTTTTAGTATTGGACTTGTATTAGAACGTTGCAGAAATTCATTGCTTAGCATATTCCTTTGCATTTTCTTGGCCACATTAAGCAAGTCCAAAATGCTGCCACTTTTCTGCCCTTGGTCAGCTTTAGATCTATACTCTGAATTGACTTTCTGACATGACAGTCTTGGATTTTTTAAAGATGTGGGAGCGACTCTCTGAGAAGTCGAAGGGGGCGGAAGGCACAACGTTTTCATTATGGAAAACTGTGGTGGAGAATATTGTATAGTAGCCATTTGAGCTAAAGCCATCGGTTGCTCTTCTATAATCAGCCGTGCGGTCGTTATCCTACTTGCAGAAGATTTCACTTCACGCCTCACTTTCAATGGCTTGATAATGGCATTGCATCTGTTATCGTAGATCAAAGTCTCAGACTGTTGCAACTCCTGACGGAAACGACCCATAACCACAAGAGGCTGAAGATCAGTATTTGTGCTGACATCCCTAGATCCATTTTTTAGACAATCAATTGATTTTGGCATGGAAAGCGGCAGCCTTTGTGTCTTATCCAGTAGATAGTTCTCAATGCCCAAGGCCGTGAGGCGATGATGATTCATCTCCATACGTCTATCTGGTGTCATCTTTAAAGAGGAAAGTCAACTACACTTTTCAAGGATCAACTATTTCACACTCACCAGGGGCGGCAATATGGGTAAACCATCGACTTTATAAACAGATGTATAGGTGCTCAATTTCTTAGGGGCCGACAGTTCTGGTTTCGCACTTGCTTCTTCGGctaatttaattaacaattcCATTTTGAGATCAAATTTAActtaaccaaaaaaacaataaataacgaattttctcttttttggcttagaaaagtttcattttttctcGTTGTCGGCAAATGTAAgactaaattttaatttttccgaGTTTTTGACAAATGTAAAATGACTTCGAATTGTCAAAAGTGGGGTGATTTTGTTTCACCTTTTTCAGTATGCTGGGCACATACAAACGTCACGGCACGACAGGGAAGGGGAGGAAAGGAATCAGCCAAGCATTGCAATTGAAACAACAACATGGAgttcatatatatacagaGTCCACTCCATTACCGGCATTGCGAGTGTCCCAGCCGGACAAGGACTTTTGTGTGCACTTCCGACCCGTCTGCGAAACAATGCCGGAAATTTGTCTTGCGGGTTACGTGTATAAAGGAGGATGATGGGGTGTTAGGGGGTGGGAGGGGCTAACATACGACTTGTAGTCGTGTGTAGGtgtgatttgttttttaaaatttcctcaagaaaaacattttttgttgttaaaggAGGCAAACAAATGTTGTAAGACGGCCAATTTGTCCCCGTGTCCGCCCTTTAGGACTTTTGACTTTTTATTTGCAATGAAGTCACGTATTATTTTTGCTTGCATATTTGCCCAATGAAATGCGACAATTTTCCACTAAATTTGGCTTGTCAAACATATTTTCTCAACTGACTTTCACTTCATCTattgctctctctcactctctctctctggctgGGGTGACAGAGAACTAACCTTCTTGGCtcataaaaaattcaaattaatacATTAACAACTTGAGAGATAAGCGAAAGCAATGATTATATGATGAAATGGCGAGGGAGAAGAGGGTAAAATGTTTCAGGTAATAAACGTAGATAACAGCCCATTGTCGTTAAGTCTGACGGTGCGGCGTGCCAAAGTCGCCAAAGTTTTGCCCTCCACAGCAATTTGCTTCAAGTGGCAATTGGGGAGCGTGCCAAGTGCCATGGTAAACGCTAACTGAACTTGGGATTACAGGAAACGGGCATTAAAGTCTCTGTCTCAGTCAGTTCGACAGAAAGTAAGACAGGTGGGGTTGCCACAAAAGGTATTTATCTCATTGTACGTAGATTAAGTGTTGCTCTCAAATTAGGTGAGTGCCAATGCGTgatacaagaagaaaatgttaataatgatgatgatgatgatgatgatgaagaaaaTGTTAATCATGAGGAGATGAACATCAATGCATAAATCTATGTTACTTAAAGGTGTTTCCTTTAGTTAGTAAGAAAAATTGTTGTAACTTCGGGGAATTATCAGTAATTGTTTCAACTCTATTCTGCACACTTTCActttgaaatcttttttttttagctgaaCACGGAAACATCTGCCAAAAGTGCCCACACCCcctaaaaacattttcatgACAAAACTAACAAGGGAGTGGGAGAAGTTTACAGTTAAACAAACTTGAAAACAGAAACTCAATTTTTCGCACAACAATGCGCTCATAATTACTCCAGACGGTAGCAAAAAGTGACACTCCTCTGTAGAGAGAGTTCAGCACCAAATCAAATCACAAAGTTTAAATCTTAGGGCTAAGCTCTGAAAGCAAggacagcagcagctgcaactAAGGACACTTGAAATGACCTCCAACCAGTTAGAAATACAGAAACAGATACAAATACATTTGGAGATggagatacagatacatagATTGTACACGGGCTCATTCAATCGTCAGCTCCAGCAATTACACGCATTTTGCGCAATTTAAACCAAATGCTAACGACAGGCAACAAGCAGCCGGCAACCGACAACCGACAACCGACAACCGAGAACCAACAAACGACAACCTTTACTGCACCTTCAAACAAAACGGGGACAGTGAGGATGGAGGACGACAGAATGGGCAGTGGGCTGGGGGCAGGAGCTAGTCATCCAGGCGTTTGATGAACAAAAAGTAGCATACTGTAAATCAAAAAGTAACTTGCTTGCCATACGGATGTCATTCGTTGCAGATCGTTCGAGCGCAAAATTTAACAAtgacacaaacacaaactTTGGCCAAAGCTGCGTAGGACATTGGACATTGGATGACGCACACAGGACACAGAATGAGGACAAcgcgacacacacacacacacaggcataCAAGATAATACCTTACACACCTAAAAACCTACAGCCAAGTTCGAGTTTGGATTGAGCTTAGAGCTCTTTGGCTTTATGGCAACATGTTTCGGGCATAGGGGCAGCAAAAGTTGCTCATGCAGAAGCTGTCATGTCCAGCACTCAGAAAATATCTAATGCAGGCTGTGcgggtgtttgtgtgtgtgcctgtatGTGTTTGTTGTGCGTATGTCCTTGTGAGAGGGGGAGGCAACACTTAAAAGTCACACGGGCGTGGCAAGTTAAATGAAATGCACAATTGATGTGGCCATTGTGTAGGTGATGTGGATGACccttttgctgttgcttctgcCACTGACAGAATGTGCGTGTATTTAGTTTTTAGATAGTCTGGAGTGGAGTGTAGAAGACAAGAGggtttccaaaaaaaaaaaaaagaaacactcACTCTAATATCCTAATGGCAGGTAGCTCTAAAGTGAGATAAATGCAAGTCAAACAATTCGACAACAAATGGCAGCAGCTGTCGCCTTAACTCCACCCTCTGAGACACAAAGTCCTCATTCGTAGTGGCAAACAAGCTACCgtaaaaatttcaatcaatAACCGTAACGATAACATTGTCAGTAAGAGAAATACAATAAGTGAAAAGTGCAAACCCATTTTGAAAACCTTTATTTGTATACTCTTTACTATTATTCGACCCGTAGAGAAACAGTGCCGAATTTAGACAGATGAAATTAAACGGCTTAATAAGTAATAATTTAGTAATgtgaataaaataataaatatttactttacCCTCCTGATCCCTTCAACTACATAGACACGTCGAGATCCGAACGAGGGGACGGAGCCGCGACAACAGATGTTTCCACCTCAAATGCAGTTTTTTTATACCTTCCCGAAGAACAAGAGACACCTCTCTTTCTGCGACTGATGCACTCACCTCAGCTGCAGGTGAACGGAAGATAGCTCTCTCTTTCCTGCTTTCTAACTCTGGCTGCCCCTCTCTTTCTTACAGCACTCTCTCCTGTCATGATCTCGGCTCACCTAGTGTGAGTGACGTAAAATCAAATAACTAGCTGATTATTAACTAGTATTTGATAAGAAAATATgtagaattattattataatttcatCATTATCTCTTGTAATACTTGCttatattaaaataacaattagtttaataaattacatttaGTAATAATTTATGCTAATTAAAATCCAATTTTTGGAATATATTGAAAAAGTAAatagatgtatgtataattTGTTATTCTTCTTTTTCAGTTTCTGAGGAAAAAATATCTCTCTGGGCATTTGAGAGAAGCTGCAGCTAGTCCCACTTTCTAGCACTAATTGCTATATCTCTAAAAGCTCTGTCTAGAAATAAGAACAAGTCATTCAACTGTGTTAGTATGTATTTAGATTTCCAGGTGATTAACATTAACGAATAACTGGATTCATAgttctaaataaatatttattagatAAAAATGGAAGTAATTTATACTACCAAAATGCTCTTGTTGCGTatacatttaatttgttttaattgaaatcaaaaacaaataacagaaaatacgaaaaataaaGCAGAAAAGATCCAAAACCtgtataaatacatatttttaactTATAAACTTCTATATTGAATAAATTCTTACTTTATCAGATAGTCAACAAACCCGTTCTATTATAATTTTGCGAATTTAACCCTAAGAAGTGTCTGCAACTCTTTGGCGTacattttcaataaatttcgTTGCCTGTTGACAAGCCGCAAAGTATGCTTTAAAATAGCTAAGCTCCTGTCtctttggtgtgtgtgtgtgtatgctttttctctctccctctacCTTCTTTTTTCTATGGATGTGTGCTTGAGCGtgtctttctgtgtgtgtgtgtggcagaCCAAGGACAATGGAAACGCAGGCAAACGCGATTTTTATCGCAATTCAATAGAGTTTCCGTTACATTACGCCAAGGTTTCTCTTTAtttctcttctttcttttttttttttgtctagcTGCGGAACTAACAGCGCCACATTTGTATCCGTTCGACGTGTCAACTTGTATTGCTTCCGTTTTGCTCTGTGTTTTGTTATTGCTTTTTATCCTATACGCGCACCTTGTGGCCTCAATAAccagaaaaaaaggaaaataaacaacaaccacaatgAGGAGAAGATAtagaaggagaaggagaagaaacaaaaaaatgagacAAGAAAtgttattgaaattttatgtTGTCTGCGATTTGGGAAGCtcagaatatatgtacatttatccACCTGATTTATGGCCTTTAGATTTGTCTTTAAGAAGTAGACTTTAAGCATTTTTAAGCAGAGTTAATTACCAACCACAAATGATGGCAAggtttatatatacatagatttttcttttactgtttgtttttttgatgCTTCAGAAATCAACCCTCAAAGGATTGGACTTATCTGTACTTGGCCTGGCATTAAGAAACTTTTTCTCTGcttgcttttatttttctttgagCTTTGACGGTGGAAATTGAATTAAcgtacttttttgtttttatccaCCGTATACTCTTAAGACTTAGTCGGTGAAATGTCAATTTACTGGGAAGTCACCTTGAGTCGTTTGCTCATTAGAATTCTGTTTTTG is a window encoding:
- the LOC6651172 gene encoding uncharacterized protein LOC6651172, with the translated sequence MELLIKLAEEASAKPELSAPKKLSTYTSVYKVDGLPILPPLMTPDRRMEMNHHRLTALGIENYLLDKTQRLPLSMPKSIDCLKNGSRDVSTNTDLQPLVVMGRFRQELQQSETLIYDNRCNAIIKPLKVRREVKSSASRITTARLIIEEQPMALAQMATIQYSPPQFSIMKTLCLPPPSTSQRVAPTSLKNPRLSCQKVNSEYRSKADQGQKSGSILDLLNVAKKMQRNMLSNEFLQRSNTSPILKNGSNLNRIQGVNRTKSTERLDKLHPQLWQRDATKNCLIPKSPSNARAIESSLPSSIASSSTNDLTKQEQEHEQDSIPVKKIMVKQCMTKEQPLRFRKPKPSASKNLILNSNSNSNSNSQRVAASPIQQNSHGPMNSVQRRLNYDPRASLRRNAPSKRMEESTENDAKAGPKLELSLPLNDIQADGVTDKILEMERQQRQRFQLLVAKQANEQKRLQDEFEMQQQALRDRILNDFNSLGMADEDMVEGEGGSENNH